In Arachis hypogaea cultivar Tifrunner chromosome 17, arahy.Tifrunner.gnm2.J5K5, whole genome shotgun sequence, a single window of DNA contains:
- the LOC112766570 gene encoding uncharacterized protein produces MGRQPCCDKVGLKKGPWTAEEDKKLISFLLTNGQCCWRAVPKLAGLLRCGKSCRLRWTNYLRPDLKRGLLSDYEEKMVIDLHAQLGNRWSKIASHLPGRTDNEIKNHWNTHIKKKLKKMGIDPVTHKPLSNNQQIQEQSNQTPPHNVDFDPNHDELPKTQDQNNPKEEEKPDTTTESKEREEKMVMMMPPPLIDDTIIMDDEIIIMNDINGFCTDEVPIIEPHEILVPSSDPSPSSSSSSSSSSSSSSSFSSSNNFLEDLQLPDFEWCCNNDHNDIIINDDNNVASWNDDDFINCLNSLINDDNDDHDHDHDNGESSKQQQLVFDDNAPSSPLSQYSNMVMDYSESSWPYGFF; encoded by the exons atgggAAGGCAACCATGTTGTGACAAAGTTGGGTTGAAGAAGGGACCATGGACAGCAGAAGAGGACAAGAAGCTCATAAGCTTCCTCCTCACTAATGGCCAATGTTGTTGGAGAGCTGTGCCTAAGCTTGCAG GGCTATTAAGATGTGGAAAAAGTTGCAGGTTAAGGTGGACAAATTATCTTAGGCCAGACTTAAAGAGAGGCCTTCTTTCAGATTACGAGGAGAAAATGGTCATTGACCTTCATGCTCAACTAGGAAACAG ATGGTCGAAAATTGCTTCTCATCTGCCAGGAAGAACAGATAATGAGATTAAAAACCATTGGAACACTCACATTAAGAAAAAGCTGAAGAAAATGGGCATTGACCCTGTTACTCACAAGCCACTCTccaataatcaacaaattcaagaacAGAGCAACCAAACACCTCCTCACAATGTTGACTTTGACCCCAACCATGATGAACTACCTAAAACTCAAGACCAAAACAATCCCAAAGAGGAAGAGAAACCAGATACTACTACTGAGtccaaagaaagagaagagaaaatggTTATGATGATGCCACCACCCTTAATTGATGACACAATAATAATGGATGATGAGATTATTATAATGAATGATATCAATGGGTTCTGCACTGATGAGGTACCAATAATAGAACCACATGAGATTCTTGTTCCTTCTTCTGATCCTTCCCCTTCGTCTTCGTCTTCATCTTCGTCCTCGtcctcgtcttcttcttcttttagttCAAGTAATAACTTCCTTGAAGACCTTCAGCTCCCAGATTTTGAATGGTGTTGTAACAATGATCataatgatattattattaaCGACGACAATAATGTGGCTTCgtggaatgatgatgattttatTAACTGCTTGAACTCGCTGAtaaatgatgataatgatgatcatGATCATGATCATGATAATGGTGAAAGTAGCAAGCAGCAACAACTAGTGTTTGATGATAATGCTCCTTCTTCTCCACTTTCTCAGTACTCAAACATGGTCATGGATTATTCAGAATCTTCTTGGCCATATGGCTTCTTTTGA